Within Candidatus Edwardsbacteria bacterium, the genomic segment GGTGGGGTTGATCTTGTCGAAGGGCTTGATCTCGTTGAGGTGCTTGTGGTCCATCCGGGAAAGAACCTTGTCCATGGCCGTTCGCAGGTCGGTGAAATCTACCACCATGCCGGCCTTGGTCAGCTCCTGGCCCTTCAACTCCACCTCAACCTTGTAGTTGTGGCCGTGCAGGTTTTCGCACTTCCCCTGATAGTCCCTAAGGCTATGGGCCGCGGAAAAGTGCTGGACGGCGGATACGTAATACATTGTGTCTCCTTGTGACGTGATTTTAGTGATTAATTTCTACATTTTGTCATCCCGAGCGCCTGTCCTGATAAAGACAAGAAACTTAACTATTGAAGGAACACGTCGAAGCAACACAGATTGAGGGATGACCCTGTCACCCAGTCACCCATTCGGCTTGCCAACCAAAATTGACTTCTCAGGGTGACAGTGGTCTCGTCATCGCGAGAAGGCTGTATGGCTTTACAAATGAAGCGATCCAAAGCTTGGATTGCTTAGCTTTACAATTATAGACCACCCTTATATCCCCTCCTTGATCAAGGAGGGGACGATGGGGTGGTAAGAATTTATTTGTCCTCGCAATTATAGCTGGCGCTTACATTAATAGCAATACCTCCCCGGGCATTGAAGAACCCGGTTACTTCGCAGCGCCGCGGCTTGGC encodes:
- the queD gene encoding 6-carboxytetrahydropterin synthase QueD, yielding MYYVSAVQHFSAAHSLRDYQGKCENLHGHNYKVEVELKGQELTKAGMVVDFTDLRTAMDKVLSRMDHKHLNEIKPFDKINPTAENIAKMIYEEMLLKFSAKKIKVSQVVVWESEGCKATYGPK